Proteins from a genomic interval of Gordonia sp. SL306:
- a CDS encoding DUF4333 domain-containing protein: MSEPNDPSRPSGQQPESDGSDPATAKDASTPDAAPAPHTQQPEYPQPGFSQTGHPDQAPGPAGPPQPHGQPTYGQPAYGQPTYGQPAYGQPVYGQPVYGQPGQGEQVPGPQGYGQQSYGQQSYGRPPVYGAQQPAAGDFPPAQGFAPGQPGQYGAPGQYAGPGQYAGSGQYGDPSQQSGGYGPPPGDQTQQQYPGPPQYGQFGGDQFSSMATPQGKSGRRRLLLFGGGAAILIAAIVLITAFVVPGWAPKTISQDAVQEGVKKVLTEDYQASEVSDVACPSGERVEQGASFTCKATVGGQQQTVTVTFLDDDGKYEVSRPTS, encoded by the coding sequence ATGAGCGAGCCGAACGATCCGAGCCGTCCGAGCGGACAGCAGCCGGAGTCGGATGGATCGGACCCGGCGACGGCAAAGGATGCCTCGACGCCCGACGCGGCACCCGCGCCGCACACACAGCAACCCGAGTACCCGCAACCGGGTTTCTCCCAGACCGGCCATCCGGATCAAGCCCCCGGACCGGCCGGCCCTCCACAGCCGCATGGCCAACCAACCTACGGTCAACCCGCCTACGGGCAACCCACCTACGGGCAGCCGGCCTACGGGCAGCCGGTGTATGGCCAGCCGGTGTATGGCCAACCCGGCCAGGGGGAGCAAGTCCCGGGTCCGCAGGGCTACGGCCAGCAGAGCTACGGCCAGCAGAGCTACGGTCGGCCGCCCGTCTACGGCGCGCAACAGCCGGCCGCGGGCGACTTTCCGCCTGCCCAGGGGTTCGCGCCCGGGCAGCCCGGCCAATACGGTGCACCGGGTCAGTACGCGGGTCCCGGGCAGTACGCGGGCTCGGGTCAGTACGGTGATCCATCCCAACAGAGTGGAGGGTACGGTCCGCCGCCCGGCGATCAAACCCAACAGCAGTACCCGGGTCCGCCGCAGTACGGCCAGTTCGGGGGCGACCAGTTCTCGTCGATGGCCACCCCTCAAGGCAAGTCGGGGCGCCGCCGACTGCTGCTGTTCGGCGGCGGGGCTGCGATCCTGATCGCGGCGATCGTTCTGATCACCGCATTCGTCGTGCCGGGCTGGGCGCCGAAGACGATCTCACAGGACGCCGTGCAAGAGGGCGTCAAGAAGGTCCTCACCGAGGACTATCAGGCCAGCGAGGTCTCCGACGTCGCGTGCCCGTCCGGCGAACGCGTCGAACAAGGGGCGTCCTTCACCTGCAAGGCCACCGTCGGCGGCCAGCAGCAGACCGTCACGGTGACCTTCCTCGACGATGACGGCAAGTACGAGGTGTCTCGCCCGACCAGCTGA
- a CDS encoding putative quinol monooxygenase, translating to MTPRRGGEIRLTGWILVPAEERERVHALLERHCRLTLAEPGCVAFSVTPSPDPPDRMTVDECFTDQAAFDAHQRRIATSEWGVATRHLHREYTITTDPA from the coding sequence ATGACCCCACGACGAGGTGGCGAGATCCGCCTCACCGGCTGGATTCTCGTCCCTGCCGAAGAACGCGAACGCGTGCACGCACTGCTCGAGCGGCACTGCCGGCTGACGCTGGCCGAGCCCGGGTGTGTCGCCTTCTCGGTCACTCCGAGTCCCGATCCCCCGGACCGGATGACGGTCGACGAATGCTTCACGGATCAGGCGGCGTTCGACGCCCACCAACGTCGGATCGCGACGTCGGAATGGGGCGTCGCCACTCGTCACCTCCACCGCGAGTACACGATCACCACCGACCCGGCCTGA
- a CDS encoding 5'-3' exonuclease, translated as MLLDGASLWFRSFYALPEKMTSPDGRPVNAVRGFVDTIAALVTRERPTRLVVCLDLDWRPAFRTDLIPSYKAHRVAEEVPHTPGGGADSDGGPLTDVEEVPDTLTPQVDMILDVLRCAGIATSGAVGCEADDVIGTLAYDESTDPVIVVSGDRDLLQVVSDDPVEVRVLYVGRGLSKAEMMGPVELAEKYSVPEDRAGVAYAEMAMLRGDPSDGLPGVPGIGEKTAAKLIREFGSLDALEAAAAAGASSLATRARKSLLASAEYLTAARTVVLVRTDAETIDSTDDDRLPDAPADPGGLADLIDELGIGASVARLAKALDWPARSER; from the coding sequence ATGCTCCTCGACGGGGCGAGTCTGTGGTTCCGCTCTTTCTATGCCCTGCCGGAGAAGATGACCTCGCCAGATGGCCGCCCGGTCAACGCGGTCCGGGGTTTCGTCGACACCATCGCGGCCCTGGTCACCAGGGAACGGCCGACCCGGCTCGTCGTCTGCCTGGACCTCGACTGGCGGCCGGCGTTCCGCACCGACCTCATCCCCTCGTACAAGGCGCACCGGGTGGCCGAAGAGGTTCCACACACCCCGGGCGGCGGCGCGGACTCCGACGGCGGACCCCTCACCGACGTCGAGGAGGTCCCGGACACGTTGACCCCGCAGGTCGACATGATCCTCGACGTGCTGCGCTGCGCCGGGATCGCTACGTCGGGCGCGGTCGGCTGTGAGGCCGACGACGTGATCGGCACCCTGGCCTACGACGAGTCGACGGACCCGGTCATCGTGGTCAGCGGTGATCGAGACCTCCTGCAGGTCGTCTCCGACGATCCGGTCGAGGTCCGGGTGCTCTACGTGGGCCGGGGCCTGTCGAAGGCGGAGATGATGGGTCCGGTCGAACTCGCCGAGAAATACTCGGTTCCCGAGGACCGGGCCGGTGTCGCCTACGCCGAGATGGCGATGCTGCGCGGCGATCCGTCCGACGGGCTGCCGGGCGTCCCCGGCATCGGCGAGAAGACCGCGGCGAAACTGATCCGCGAGTTCGGGAGTCTCGATGCACTGGAGGCCGCCGCGGCGGCCGGCGCATCGTCGCTCGCCACCCGAGCACGGAAGTCGTTGCTGGCGTCCGCGGAGTATCTGACGGCCGCTCGCACGGTGGTGCTGGTTCGCACCGATGCCGAAACCATCGACAGCACCGACGACGATCGGCTGCCGGACGCCCCCGCAGACCCCGGCGGACTGGCCGATCTGATCGACGAACTCGGTATCGGGGCGTCGGTTGCTCGCTTGGCCAAAGCCCTCGATTGGCCTGCCCGATCAGAGCGATGA